CGTTGACCGGCCGGGGTCCGGCTATTCCAGCCGACACAGCGGCACGGCCGCAGACTTACCGGGTCAGGCCCGACAAATCGCGGCCTTTATCAACACGCTCGACTTGGGCAAGCCATTGGTACTGGGCCATTCCCTGGGTGGCGCGATTGCTCTGGCGCTGGCCCTTGACCATCCCCATGCGGTGTCCGGGCTGATACTGGTAGCGCCCTTGACCCACCCGCAACGCATGTTGCCGCTGGTGTTCCTGTCATTGGCGGTGCGCCCGGCCTGGCTGCGACGCTGGATGGCCCACACCCTGACGATGCCCGTCGGCCTGCTGAGTAAAAATGCGGTGGTCAAAGGCGTTTTCGCCCCCGATGCCGCACCGCCGGACTTCGCCACCCGGGGCGGCGGGCTGCTGGGCATGCGTCCGGACAACTTCTATGCCGCGTCCACCGAAATCAACCAGGTCAACGACCACCTGCCCGACATGGTCAAGCGCTACCCGCAACTGACCTTGCCCATCGGGCTGATCTATGGCACCCGCGACAAGGTGCTCGACTTTCAGAAACACGGCCAGGCCCTGGCGAGCAAGGTGCCAGGGCTGAAAATGCAAGTGGTCGAAGGCTGTGGGCATATGTTGCCGATCACCGCGACAGAGCGGGTGGCGGCGCTGGTGGAGCAGGTCGCCAAGCGCGTCCGGCCCGGGGCAGACATCAGGCTGTTGCACCCACCCAAGGCCCTGGCGAGTAGATAAGGGTGCACCCGACTTGCGGTTCAAAGGCGTTGATGCCTGCCCTAGACACCTGACCAGACGGCTGAAAAAGAGACTGCCCGGTCACGGTAACAAGGGCTGGAGAAACTAGTTGACGACCTAACGATTCCGCGCTATTTATTTAAAAAAATTATTTCAATGTGTAATTTGAAATTATTTTTGAAATGCCTAAGAGCGAATAAAATAATGAAAAAAACGTCTTTTATCGCATGGTTGATTTCTCGGGGCAGTCAGCGCTCCGTAAACCTGTTTGCTGCCCCAATGCACACCGAATGTGTACGGAGGTTGCCATGAATCAGACCCTGGCCGCCCCGCACGTCTGGACCGACGGTAAGCGCCACCTGTGGTGGCTCGGCATCATGCCACTGGCAACCCCCTTGCTCTCCGGCGCCCTGGCGATCGGTACCGGCGTACAGCAATTGTGGTGGGTGGGTGTGCTGGTGATCTTCGGCCTGATCCCCCTGATCGACGGCCTGCTCGGCGAAGATGTCAGCAACCCGCCTGAATCTGCCGTCAGCAACCTTGAATCCCAACGTTACTATCGCTGGATCGTCTACACCGGCGTGCTGTTTGTGATCTCTTCAGTGATTATCACCGGCTGGCTGGCCGCCGGTGGCATCGACTGGATCATCAACGGCGGCCTGCTGAACGCCACGGCCACACTTGAGCCGTCGAGCTGGCTGGCCAAGGCTGCTGCATTCGTCACCGCACGCACTGAACTGCATGGCCACATCAGCGTGTTCACTTACCTGGGTATGGCAATGTCCACCGGTGCTGCCACGGGTATCGCGATCAACACCGCCCATGAACTGGGGCACAAACCCAAGCCCCTGGAAGTGTTCCTGGCCAAGGTCACCCTGGCGCCGACGTTCTACGGGCACTTCTACACCGAACATAACCGCGGCCATCACGTTCGGGTCGCCACCCCGGAAGATCCCGCCAGTTCGCGGCTGGGGGAAAGTTTTTGGGCATTCCTGCCGCGTTCGGTGTGGTTCAGCGCCGTGTCGGCCTGGAACCTGGAGCGCGAACGCCTGCGCAAACTCGGGTTGCCGGCCTTGCACTGGAAGAACGCCGTGCTCAGTGCCTGGATGTACAGCGTGGTGTTGTGGGGCGCGATGATTGCCTGGTTGGGCGCGGCGGTGATTCCGTTCCTGATCATCCAGGGCATCTACGGGTTCTCGTTGCTGGAAGTGGTGAACTACGTCGAGCATTACGGCCTCAAGCGCCAGAAGTTGCCCAATGGCCGTTACGAACGCTGCTCGCCGCGCCATTCATGGAACAGTAACCGGATTGTCACCAATATCTTCCTGTTCCAACTTCAGCGGCATTCCGATCACCATGCCAACCCCACGCGCAGTTATCAGTCGTTGCGCCACTTCGATGAGTCACCGCAACTTCCGTATGGTTACGCGAGCATGATTGTCTGGGCCTATGTGCCTTACTTGTGGCGACGTCGTATGGACCATCGGGTACTCAATCATTACGCCGGGGATATCACCCTGACCAATCTTCAACCGTCACAGCGTTTGAAGTATCTGGAGAAGTACAGCAACAGCGCCAAGCCGTTTTGAAATGAAGTAAGCAGTACGGGCGTACTCGGGATCTGTGTATCGCGCAGGTCCTTGTCGCCCCCAGTATCAGGTGCAAGAACGTGGTTTGACCCTACAAAAATAATTTCAAGGGAAGGACGTACACCATGCAAAGTTCTGCCAAGTTCACCGCCCACATCCTGCTGGCAGCGATGGGCCTGATTGTCTATCACCAGGCCCAGGCTGCCCGTATCGAACCTGCCGGCAGTGCCTTCACGGCTCAAGGGCCCATCAGCTTCTCCAAAGGCAAGCTGATCAGCGCCGACTGCACTATCAAGGTGGCCGGCAAGGTTGCAGCCGATGGCTCATCGGTGAATGTCGATAAAGTCGAGTTCGACGGTGGCCTCAAATGCAGCCGTGTCGAAGCGATCAACTTGCCCTGGGTGTTGGTCGCCAAAGATACAAAGAGTGGCTCGATGTCCAGGATCAGTGTCGATGTGCACGCCTTTGGCCTGGGCGGCAAGTGCGGCCCTTCAACCGCCGACGGTACTTGGGACAACGCCACCGGCAAGTTGGAAGCCGCCAATGTTGCTATTGGCGAAGACTGCAAGATCAACACGGTATCCATCAAGATGCCGGCCAACTTCAAAGTGGTCGAATAAACCGTTCCAACTGTTGCAGCTGTAAATGCATTGAAATTTGGCTGGAAAGGGAAGTTCTGCAGTTTCACCGTGACCTCTCGATCATGGCCATTACCCCTGGCGAAATGAATCGCCATAACATGTGAGGAAAAACAATGAAAAGCTTGAAAACTCTCGTGTCGCTCTCTGCCTTGGCTGTTTGCATGGGTGCTGCCTCCATGGCCAACGCCTATAGCATCACGCCGGTTAATTCTAACTTCACTGCGCCTGGCACCATTTCGGTGAAATCACCGTCGTCCTATCAGGCCACCGTTAACTGCACCGCGAACTTTACCGGCAACGTAGATGCCACTGGGGTAGCAAAAATCACCGGAGTAACGGTCAGCGGCAGCGGCCTTTGCGCATTGCCGAAAATCACTGGGTTGCCATGGACATTGACCGCCACCGGCCCAACCGCAGGTTCGGTCGCCAATGTTGGCTATACCATTGCCTCATCGGTTCTGTACCCGGCATCCAACTGTGGCCCATCGACCATCACCGTGGGCTACAGCGGTGGGGTGCTGACGGCGGCCAACCAAGGGCTTAGCGGCAGCTGCACCGTGGTGAGCTTGAGCGTGACCCCAAGCCCAACCTTCACCATCGTGCCTTGATGGCAGGTTGAAATGCGGGGTTGATCACCTGCTCAAAAACTGGCGCCTGAACCAGGCGCCAGTTCACCAATGGCCTGGCAGCAAGACGAACCGGCAGGGCCGGCTCAGAGAGATAACAATAAGGAGTGCCGCATGAATAATAAGAAACAACAGGTGTTGCTGGGGCTGGCACTGATAGGAGGTGCGATAGTTACCGCGCCTGTGCAGGCTGGCGGTTTTTCTACCCCTACTTACGGCGCGCCCGGTTGGGGCAGGGCGTTTGCCGGTGGCTCGTTATTCAAGAACGACCCTAGCTCGGCCTATAACAACCCGGCCGCCATGGCGTTTGTCGAACACAACGTCGCGCAATTCACGGTCGACTATGCGCGGATCAAGATCAAGTACAAAGGCAATGCCTCTGACTATGCCGGCAACCCGATTTCCAGTACGCCGTTGGACGAGAATGGTTTTCCCGACGGTGCAGCGACCGCGGTCAATAACAATGATGGGGGCCAGGGTGGCTTCACTGCCTGGCTGCCGACTGGCTTCATGGTGATGCCACTGGGCGATCGGTTCGCCTTCGGCTTGAGCCAGGTCGTGCCCCAGGGCATGCGCTCCACCTGGGATGAAGACTCCAAAGTGCGCGATTTTGCCGTGGATACCAAAATCGAAACCGTCGGGTTGACGGGCTCGTTGTCTTTCAAAGTCAACGACCAGTTTTCTATCGGTGGCGGCATGATCGTGCAACACAGCAAGGGGTTCGTCAGCCAGAACGTCGACCTGTTGTCTGCGGCGGCGGTGTCCGATTCCGAGCTGGGCGGCATCAATTTCCCGTCCGATGTGGGGCACGCGTTGATGCGCGTCAAGGTCGACAATATCTCGACTGGCTGGTTTGCCGGCGTGGTGTGGAAACCCACTGAACGCGACACCTTGGGCTTGAATTACCACGCCAAGATCAAAAACAAGATGACCGGCAAATACAACCTGTATGCCGATCAGTTTTCCTACAACCTCATGACGCAACCCAGCCCATTCGGGGGCACCGGCACGTTGGTCAACACCGCGTATCCAGGCCTGGAACTGGCACCAAATGGCGCCCACGCCAGTGTCCAGCTGGACATTCCTGCCACCGCCGGCCTGGACTGGGTGCATCAGTTCAATGATCGCTTGACCTTGGGCGCAAGCGTGACGTGGACCGAATGGTCATCGTTCAAGGACCTGACGCTCGACTCCGGAGACATGCGGATTGTCTCCATTCCCTACAACTACAAGAACACCTGGATGTACTCCCTCGGCGGTGATTATCGTGCGACCGATGAGCTGACCTTGCGAGCCGGTGTGGCGATTGATCAGACACCGACACGTAACTCCACCCGCGACCCACGGATTCCGGACGGCGACCGCACGTTCCTTTCCCTGGGGGCGGGTTACGACGTCAAAGCCGTCAAGGGGCTGAGCCTGGACGTGGCCTATTCCCACCAGTTCGTGCAGAAGGTCAACCTCAAGACCAAGAACATCGATCGCCTTGGCGGTGCGAGCCTGGATGGCAAGGCCGAGTCTTCCGGGGATGTAGTGAGTTTGTCGGCAACCTACGCGTTCTAGCGATACATGCGCAGAATGGAGGAGGGCGGCAAGCGCATCTTGCTGCCTTCCCCCAGGGCTTTTTTCTGACGGGCTTTGATGTTTCTCGGTAGTCCTTGAGCAGGCTGATTCGGTCAGCCATTTTTTTCGCCCAAGGATTAAATAAAAATTTCAAAACAAAATTTGAATTTAGTCTTTCAAGTTTGTAGTGTGGTTTTACGCCGCCGCGCAGCTCGACCTGCCTGTGCTCTGGCCACATCCCGAATCAAGTAGAGGTATCCCTATGCTTATCTGGTTATTGGTGGGTTTCGCAGCAGCGATTGCCCTGGCGTATCGACAAGCCGCCGCTACCCTGTGGCTGGTCACTGGCCTGGTTTGGCTGGCAGCGGGTTACCTGTTCAACGTCGTGGCCGGCCTGGGCACCGCCGTCGCGGCGGTACTGGTGGTGTTACCGGCCCTGGTGCTGGCGCTCAAACCCCTGCGCCGCACGCTGTTGACCAGCAAGGCCCTGGGCCTGTTTCGCACGATCATGCCGGCGATGTCCGACACCGAGCGTGCGGCCATCGAGTCCGGCACTGTGTGGTGGGATGCCGAGCTGTTCAGCGGCAAGCCCAACTGGCAGCGCCTGTTGCAAGCCGCGCCGGCCAGCCTGAGTGCGGAGGAGCAAGCCTTTCTCGACAATGAGGTCGAAACCCTGTGCGACATTGCCAACGACTGGGAAACCACCCAAGTCTGGCAGGACATGTCCCCCGAAGGCTGGCAATACACCAAGGACGCCGGGTTCCTCGGCATGATTATTCCCAAGCAATACGGAGGCAAAGGCTTCTCCCACTACGCCCACTCCCAGGTGGTGATGAAGCTGTCGACTCGCTGCTCGGCGGCGGCGATTTCGGTGATGGTGCCCAACTCCCTGGGCCCGGCCGAATTGCTGCTGCATTACGGCACCGACGCCCAGCGCAATTACTACCTGCCGCGCCTGGCGCGGGGTGAAGACATCCCGTGTTTTGCCTTGACCAGCCCGTATGCCGGCTCTGACGCGGGTGCGATCCCGGACCTGGGCATTGTCTGCAAAGGTCTGCACGAAGGCGAAGAAGTGCTGGGTTTCAAAGTGACCTGGGACAAGCGTTACATCACCCTTGGCCCGATTGCCACGGTACTGGGCCTGGCATTTCGCGCCGAAGACCCGGACGGCCTGCTTGGCGCGGCCGGTTCCCTGGGAATTACCTGTGCGTTGATCCCGACTTCTCATCCCGGGGTGAACAGCGGTCGTCGTCACTGGCCGCTGAATGCGGTGTTCCAGAACGGTCCTACCACCGGCAAGGACGTATTCATTCCACTGGAGTGGGTGATTGGCGGCCGTGAACAAGTCGGCAACGGCTGGCGCATGTTGATGGAGTGCCTGGCCGCGGGCCGGGCGATTTCCCTGCCTTCGGCGAACGTTGGCCTGGGCAAGGTCGCCGTGCGCGGCACTACGGCCTATGCGGCGATGCGCAAGCAGTTCGGCTTGCCCATCGGCAAGTTCGAAGGGGTGCAAGCTCCGTTGGCGCGCATGGCCGGGCATCTGTATGCCTGCGATGCGGTGCGCAAGGTGTCGGTAGCGTCCCTGGATGCCGGCG
This genomic stretch from Pseudomonas synxantha BG33R harbors:
- a CDS encoding alpha/beta fold hydrolase, which encodes MAVEWVVAAGVLAGASVALWGLSAWMTRRIEARVPINGRFVEVDGERFHYVEEGKGPPLVMIHGLMGSSRNLTYALSGQLREHFRVITVDRPGSGYSSRHSGTAADLPGQARQIAAFINTLDLGKPLVLGHSLGGAIALALALDHPHAVSGLILVAPLTHPQRMLPLVFLSLAVRPAWLRRWMAHTLTMPVGLLSKNAVVKGVFAPDAAPPDFATRGGGLLGMRPDNFYAASTEINQVNDHLPDMVKRYPQLTLPIGLIYGTRDKVLDFQKHGQALASKVPGLKMQVVEGCGHMLPITATERVAALVEQVAKRVRPGADIRLLHPPKALASR
- a CDS encoding acyl-CoA dehydrogenase, giving the protein MLIWLLVGFAAAIALAYRQAAATLWLVTGLVWLAAGYLFNVVAGLGTAVAAVLVVLPALVLALKPLRRTLLTSKALGLFRTIMPAMSDTERAAIESGTVWWDAELFSGKPNWQRLLQAAPASLSAEEQAFLDNEVETLCDIANDWETTQVWQDMSPEGWQYTKDAGFLGMIIPKQYGGKGFSHYAHSQVVMKLSTRCSAAAISVMVPNSLGPAELLLHYGTDAQRNYYLPRLARGEDIPCFALTSPYAGSDAGAIPDLGIVCKGLHEGEEVLGFKVTWDKRYITLGPIATVLGLAFRAEDPDGLLGAAGSLGITCALIPTSHPGVNSGRRHWPLNAVFQNGPTTGKDVFIPLEWVIGGREQVGNGWRMLMECLAAGRAISLPSANVGLGKVAVRGTTAYAAMRKQFGLPIGKFEGVQAPLARMAGHLYACDAVRKVSVASLDAGEKPSVISAIAKYHVTERARIIVNDGMDIVAGKGICMGPNNFLARAYQQSPIAITVEGANIMTRCLIIFGQGLIRCHPYVLREMEAARNPDRRKALEDFDSAMFGHVSFVLANTVRAAVHSLTGGRLLAAPAKTDPALASYYRQANRLSVVLALISDISMGVLGGALKRKESITGRLGDILSQLYILSCVLKRFEDDGRPQADLPLVHWAAQDALLRAHEALAEVLDNYPSKPAATVVRALSVPFGIPLHKPSDRLLAQVADVVQTPGETRDRLLANSYIPRPEIDKLAYGELGFRLLPQVESIEARLKPAIKQGLLGPLPISATAFTEWRVKARALDLISDDEDALLGRYVEYADHGIQVDDFPQDFGLLEALQQRKQALEPTAKRRSSQSENAPVN
- a CDS encoding outer membrane protein transport protein, which produces MNNKKQQVLLGLALIGGAIVTAPVQAGGFSTPTYGAPGWGRAFAGGSLFKNDPSSAYNNPAAMAFVEHNVAQFTVDYARIKIKYKGNASDYAGNPISSTPLDENGFPDGAATAVNNNDGGQGGFTAWLPTGFMVMPLGDRFAFGLSQVVPQGMRSTWDEDSKVRDFAVDTKIETVGLTGSLSFKVNDQFSIGGGMIVQHSKGFVSQNVDLLSAAAVSDSELGGINFPSDVGHALMRVKVDNISTGWFAGVVWKPTERDTLGLNYHAKIKNKMTGKYNLYADQFSYNLMTQPSPFGGTGTLVNTAYPGLELAPNGAHASVQLDIPATAGLDWVHQFNDRLTLGASVTWTEWSSFKDLTLDSGDMRIVSIPYNYKNTWMYSLGGDYRATDELTLRAGVAIDQTPTRNSTRDPRIPDGDRTFLSLGAGYDVKAVKGLSLDVAYSHQFVQKVNLKTKNIDRLGGASLDGKAESSGDVVSLSATYAF
- the praB gene encoding alkane oxidation protein activator PraB gives rise to the protein MKSLKTLVSLSALAVCMGAASMANAYSITPVNSNFTAPGTISVKSPSSYQATVNCTANFTGNVDATGVAKITGVTVSGSGLCALPKITGLPWTLTATGPTAGSVANVGYTIASSVLYPASNCGPSTITVGYSGGVLTAANQGLSGSCTVVSLSVTPSPTFTIVP
- a CDS encoding alkane 1-monooxygenase; this translates as MNQTLAAPHVWTDGKRHLWWLGIMPLATPLLSGALAIGTGVQQLWWVGVLVIFGLIPLIDGLLGEDVSNPPESAVSNLESQRYYRWIVYTGVLFVISSVIITGWLAAGGIDWIINGGLLNATATLEPSSWLAKAAAFVTARTELHGHISVFTYLGMAMSTGAATGIAINTAHELGHKPKPLEVFLAKVTLAPTFYGHFYTEHNRGHHVRVATPEDPASSRLGESFWAFLPRSVWFSAVSAWNLERERLRKLGLPALHWKNAVLSAWMYSVVLWGAMIAWLGAAVIPFLIIQGIYGFSLLEVVNYVEHYGLKRQKLPNGRYERCSPRHSWNSNRIVTNIFLFQLQRHSDHHANPTRSYQSLRHFDESPQLPYGYASMIVWAYVPYLWRRRMDHRVLNHYAGDITLTNLQPSQRLKYLEKYSNSAKPF
- the praA gene encoding alkane oxidation protein activator PraA gives rise to the protein MQSSAKFTAHILLAAMGLIVYHQAQAARIEPAGSAFTAQGPISFSKGKLISADCTIKVAGKVAADGSSVNVDKVEFDGGLKCSRVEAINLPWVLVAKDTKSGSMSRISVDVHAFGLGGKCGPSTADGTWDNATGKLEAANVAIGEDCKINTVSIKMPANFKVVE